From a region of the Nonlabens sp. Hel1_33_55 genome:
- a CDS encoding serine hydrolase domain-containing protein, with the protein MKSILLFLACSLTIHAQDNYFPQRHADWEQISTDDAQIDAKKLEDVIAFAKANEYSGSRDLRIAILDGFKTEPFHEIQGPTKKRGGPVGMILKKGKLVASWGDTKRVDMTFSVTKSFLSTVAGIAVDKGLIKSVNDTVANYVWDGTFAGRQNSQITWSQLLQQNSAWQGTLYGGKDWADRPPRDGDIDDWQYAQPAQPGTIMEYNDVRVNVLAYSLLQVFREPLPRVLKKNIMDRIGASTTWRWYGYDNAWETIDGLQMKSVTGGGHSGAGMFINTEDMARFGLLFLNNGQWNGEQLISKEWIEMATTPSTPEPNYGFMWWLNADGRRQWDGVDQDVFYAAGFGGNFIVIDRKNDLVVVTRWLEPNKIGEFMKLLNTAF; encoded by the coding sequence ATGAAATCAATTTTACTTTTTCTCGCTTGTAGCTTGACTATCCACGCTCAAGACAATTACTTCCCACAACGCCATGCAGATTGGGAACAAATTTCTACAGATGATGCTCAGATAGATGCAAAGAAGCTGGAAGATGTTATCGCTTTCGCGAAAGCGAATGAATATTCAGGCTCTAGAGATTTACGAATTGCCATCCTCGACGGATTCAAAACCGAACCCTTCCATGAGATTCAAGGCCCAACCAAAAAGCGTGGTGGTCCAGTAGGTATGATTCTCAAAAAAGGAAAGTTGGTCGCCAGTTGGGGCGATACCAAGAGAGTGGACATGACTTTTTCTGTTACCAAAAGCTTTCTATCAACCGTTGCAGGTATCGCTGTGGATAAAGGTTTAATCAAGAGCGTTAATGATACGGTCGCAAATTATGTATGGGATGGTACCTTTGCGGGTAGACAGAACAGCCAGATTACCTGGAGTCAATTATTGCAACAAAATAGTGCCTGGCAGGGAACGCTTTACGGCGGTAAGGATTGGGCAGACCGTCCACCTCGTGATGGCGATATCGATGACTGGCAGTACGCACAACCTGCACAGCCAGGAACGATAATGGAATACAACGATGTGCGTGTCAATGTTCTAGCTTACAGTTTACTGCAGGTTTTTAGAGAGCCATTACCTCGAGTGCTCAAGAAGAATATCATGGATAGGATAGGAGCATCAACGACCTGGCGCTGGTATGGTTATGACAACGCATGGGAGACTATTGATGGCTTACAAATGAAGAGCGTGACTGGTGGCGGCCATAGCGGTGCTGGAATGTTTATCAATACAGAAGATATGGCACGTTTTGGTTTGTTATTCCTCAATAATGGCCAATGGAATGGAGAGCAACTTATTTCTAAGGAATGGATTGAAATGGCTACAACTCCTTCAACACCAGAACCTAATTATGGTTTCATGTGGTGGCTCAATGCAGATGGACGTCGCCAGTGGGATGGCGTGGATCAAGATGTTTTTTATGCGGCAGGTTTTGGAGGTAATTTTATCGTCATCGACCGTAAAAATGATCTAGTGGTCGTGACGCGATGGTTGGAGCCTAATAAAATAGGAGAGTTCATGAAATTATTGAATACAGCGTTTTAG
- a CDS encoding NAD(P)/FAD-dependent oxidoreductase codes for MIKEIQLRVTLPEEQQDPDIRRRAALFLGEDISKITGVVVLRKSIDARKKVVVFNYKLAVYINEELPKESEYHFDYQDISKAKEIHIIGFGPAGMYAALRCIELGFKPIVLERGKDVQKRRRDIKAINQDHVVDADSNYCFGEGGAGTYSDGKLYTRSLKRGDVRRIFENLVFHGATNEILVDAHPHIGTNKLPKIIQRIRETILNYGGEIHFETKVTDFILNQNQITALILDDRKEMSVDKVILATGHSARDIFELLRKKEIAIEAKSFAMGVRVEHPQHIIDSIQYNCGMERPDVLPAAAYSLVQQVKGRGVYSFCMCPGGFIVPAATEAGEVVVNGMSPSRRNNKFANSGIVVEINADEDLRSFAHHGALAGLEFQKSLENLSFTAGGKSQTAPAQRLTDFVDGKLSTSLNESSYQPGLLSAPLHSLLPKHLGSRLRKGFAAFGHKMHGYNTNEANIVGVESRTSSPVKIPRNDTLEHPQISNLFPCGEGGGYAGGIVSAAMDGERCAEAAIK; via the coding sequence ATGATCAAAGAAATACAACTGCGGGTTACCTTACCAGAAGAGCAACAGGATCCAGATATTAGACGGAGAGCTGCTTTATTCTTAGGTGAGGATATTTCTAAGATTACAGGAGTTGTGGTTTTACGCAAATCGATTGATGCTCGCAAGAAAGTGGTAGTGTTCAATTATAAACTAGCCGTTTATATCAATGAAGAGCTTCCCAAAGAATCTGAATATCATTTTGATTATCAGGATATTTCTAAGGCTAAGGAAATTCATATCATAGGTTTTGGTCCTGCGGGAATGTATGCAGCGCTGCGTTGTATTGAGCTAGGTTTTAAACCCATTGTTCTCGAACGTGGTAAAGACGTTCAAAAAAGACGCCGGGACATCAAGGCTATCAATCAAGATCATGTGGTAGATGCTGATTCCAATTACTGCTTTGGTGAAGGTGGCGCAGGAACCTATAGTGATGGTAAGCTATACACACGCAGCTTGAAACGCGGTGACGTGAGACGCATTTTTGAAAACCTCGTTTTCCACGGTGCAACCAATGAAATATTGGTAGATGCACATCCTCATATAGGAACGAATAAACTTCCTAAAATCATTCAGCGTATACGCGAGACGATCCTCAACTATGGCGGCGAGATTCATTTTGAAACCAAAGTGACCGACTTTATCCTCAACCAAAATCAAATAACTGCACTCATTCTGGATGATCGAAAGGAAATGAGTGTCGATAAGGTGATTCTTGCAACGGGACATTCCGCTAGGGATATTTTTGAATTGTTGCGTAAAAAGGAAATTGCTATTGAGGCCAAATCATTTGCAATGGGCGTGCGTGTGGAGCATCCACAACACATCATAGATTCCATCCAGTACAATTGTGGGATGGAGCGACCTGATGTTTTGCCTGCTGCTGCTTATAGTCTGGTACAACAGGTAAAAGGTCGTGGAGTGTATTCCTTCTGTATGTGTCCTGGTGGTTTTATTGTCCCAGCAGCCACTGAAGCTGGCGAGGTCGTCGTCAACGGTATGTCGCCATCCCGCAGAAACAACAAATTTGCAAATAGTGGCATTGTTGTAGAAATCAATGCAGATGAAGATTTGAGATCCTTTGCACATCACGGCGCACTCGCTGGATTAGAATTTCAAAAAAGTTTGGAAAATTTATCCTTCACAGCTGGTGGCAAATCCCAAACCGCACCAGCACAACGCCTTACCGATTTTGTGGACGGCAAACTTTCAACAAGTCTAAATGAAAGTTCATACCAGCCAGGATTATTGAGCGCGCCACTGCATAGCTTATTGCCCAAACATCTAGGTAGCCGACTGAGAAAAGGCTTTGCTGCCTTTGGTCACAAAATGCACGGTTACAATACGAACGAGGCTAATATTGTAGGCGTTGAATCCCGAACATCCTCACCAGTAAAAATTCCCAGAAATGATACATTGGAACACCCGCAAATTTCCAATCTTTTCCCATGCGGTGAAGGTGGCGGTTATGCTGGTGGTATCGTTAGTGCCGCGATGGATGGTGAGCGATGTGCTGAAGCCGCTATTAAATAA